One Herpetosiphonaceae bacterium DNA segment encodes these proteins:
- a CDS encoding DUF5996 family protein: MTTPRNSAQAELWPALPYEDWKDTCTTLHLWTQIVGKVRLAQTPWANHSWHVTLYVTPRGLTTSPIPYDGRAFQIDFDFINHALLIRTSDGGEKRMPLAPKPVADFHDQLMAALAELEIRVRIHGSPNERPNPIPFREDREHAAYDPDYAQRFWRVLVQADRVFKQFRTGFLGKVSPVHFFWGSFDHAVTRFSGRKAPLHPGGVPSLPDSVTREAYSHEVSSAGFWPGGGAIDYPAFYSYAYPIPEGFAAAPVRPEAAFFHQAMGEFILPYDAVRDADAPDEVLLDFLQTTYEAAA; the protein is encoded by the coding sequence ATGACCACGCCACGCAACAGCGCGCAGGCTGAACTATGGCCTGCCTTGCCCTATGAGGATTGGAAAGACACCTGCACCACGCTGCACCTGTGGACGCAGATCGTCGGCAAGGTCCGGCTGGCCCAGACGCCGTGGGCCAACCATTCGTGGCACGTCACCCTTTATGTCACGCCGCGTGGCCTGACCACCTCCCCGATCCCGTACGACGGACGCGCGTTTCAGATCGATTTCGACTTCATCAATCATGCGCTGCTCATCCGGACGAGCGATGGCGGCGAGAAACGCATGCCGCTCGCTCCCAAGCCGGTCGCCGACTTCCACGACCAGCTCATGGCTGCGCTCGCCGAGCTTGAGATCCGGGTTCGGATCCACGGAAGCCCCAATGAGCGACCTAACCCGATCCCGTTCCGCGAGGATCGCGAGCACGCCGCCTATGACCCGGACTATGCGCAGCGCTTCTGGCGCGTGCTCGTCCAGGCGGATCGGGTGTTCAAGCAGTTCCGCACGGGTTTCCTCGGCAAGGTCAGCCCGGTTCACTTCTTCTGGGGCAGCTTTGATCACGCGGTGACGCGCTTTTCCGGTCGCAAAGCGCCGCTGCACCCTGGAGGGGTGCCCAGTCTGCCGGATTCCGTCACCCGCGAGGCGTATTCGCACGAGGTGAGCAGTGCCGGCTTCTGGCCGGGCGGCGGCGCGATCGACTATCCGGCGTTCTATTCCTACGCCTACCCCATACCCGAAGGTTTCGCCGCGGCGCCGGTGCGGCCGGAGGCGGCGTTCTTCCATCAGGCGATGGGCGAGTTCATCCTGCCCTATGATGCCGTCCGGGACGCTGATGCGCCGGACGAAGTGCTGCTGGACTTCCTACAGACCACCTATGAGGCGGCGGCGAA